Proteins from a genomic interval of Paenibacillus sp. FSL H8-0048:
- a CDS encoding GH36-type glycosyl hydrolase domain-containing protein, with translation MMLKFNTARAAAASPEDILRQAFADRIDQGGRLSAVFTDSQCTGAVGVAGLPLWLPAIQELLKLPEVAALLPKEAGTSALFTVNDTGTALSLHIRHAGRQEQAIAIPEAAASAALVQLQAAPGWAGALNAEGEHVIDLRSPVPGPHFAVNLLLGNRLEFPHPLQTTPKSVVDRLGGGSFRSHAATQVLATRWDMRQEENGFPANRQFYLFEDGKQIFYSADPGGEGIESAVCRHSQNVTIITYRLSGGLEITRTIFILPHAEGLPLATEMQRVTITNHGESSRQLRLVYTGMFGSAAPGALFEDVLYSNVIMQGGVLQDADGAVAAISPDYYPEGGRHDLRFHTMIIHGEDGPVLPREYCVSYNEFVGTGSLHRPSGALKLSSILHRKGPGFFAVAGEIQVAAGASAAVDQLTGLVSDKSGATWSDTVLEEEVGALIARFTSRSAAEEALVQSLKFVRNYSRFLQVSSGDADFDQFVNRNLPFQVLYQSFVSRSFCQTQKGYREIGFREIQDMYASMYYFVGMGRGGLVKSLLKEWTSMVFELGYAYHNFFWVGKEPGKWSDDALWLIQAVYRYVMLTGDTEFLDESCPVAGTDTERPVFETLKAIIVYSGQISIGRHGLPLLDFADWNDCLKLDDTYLNGPAKEALYRKQLEAGGVFGDSLESDYSESVMNAFLLKVAVDELSALAARKGEQAYADELTGFGAKLRERIQEHAWKGDFFARVLFNRYPNGEYTYLGAAGDGMSSDPAKDGSYFLNSFSWSILAGCADEEQIAVMLDTMKAHLMTPYGMKLVSPVALGRVSTHTASDEYFPGDRENGGVFKHACMMAAAAMFKGAKEVSSPDLAAELCRLGYWLLDRIMPFKTMDDPFAVCGNPRFCTQYNNSETGENIGPMLSGTSTWLTLSLMEALGIEYTEQGIALSPVLREEQTELTYTLKLGSSSYRIQVRKPEGFHRMQDGAARLTLDGRVLENGLVPAVDDGFAHEVELIFA, from the coding sequence ATGATGCTGAAATTCAATACCGCAAGAGCGGCGGCTGCTTCGCCTGAGGATATCCTGAGACAGGCATTCGCAGACCGGATAGACCAGGGCGGCCGGCTAAGCGCCGTCTTCACGGATTCCCAGTGCACCGGAGCTGTTGGTGTAGCGGGCCTTCCGCTCTGGCTGCCTGCCATTCAGGAACTGCTGAAGCTCCCGGAAGTGGCAGCGCTGCTGCCGAAGGAAGCTGGCACATCCGCACTGTTCACCGTGAATGATACTGGTACGGCACTATCCCTGCATATCCGTCATGCGGGAAGACAGGAGCAGGCAATAGCTATACCGGAGGCGGCTGCAAGCGCGGCGCTGGTACAGCTTCAGGCTGCGCCGGGCTGGGCTGGTGCCCTTAACGCAGAAGGCGAACATGTCATTGACCTGCGCTCCCCCGTTCCGGGTCCTCACTTCGCGGTCAATCTGCTGCTGGGCAACCGTCTGGAGTTCCCTCATCCGCTCCAGACTACACCGAAGAGCGTGGTCGACCGCCTTGGCGGGGGCAGCTTCCGTTCCCATGCGGCTACCCAGGTGCTGGCGACCCGCTGGGATATGCGCCAGGAGGAGAACGGCTTCCCGGCCAACCGTCAATTCTATCTGTTCGAGGACGGGAAGCAGATCTTCTATTCCGCTGATCCGGGCGGAGAAGGCATTGAATCGGCGGTCTGCCGCCATTCACAGAATGTAACCATCATCACGTACCGCCTGTCCGGCGGACTTGAGATTACACGCACGATCTTCATTCTGCCGCATGCTGAAGGTCTGCCGCTGGCGACCGAGATGCAGCGGGTTACGATTACGAACCATGGAGAGAGCAGCCGCCAGCTTCGTCTGGTGTATACGGGCATGTTCGGCTCGGCAGCCCCGGGCGCTCTGTTCGAGGATGTGCTGTATAGCAATGTTATTATGCAAGGCGGCGTATTGCAGGACGCTGATGGTGCCGTGGCTGCAATCAGCCCTGACTACTACCCGGAAGGCGGGCGTCATGATCTTCGCTTCCACACGATGATTATCCACGGGGAAGACGGACCGGTGCTGCCGCGCGAATATTGCGTCAGCTACAATGAGTTCGTCGGCACCGGCTCGCTTCACCGCCCATCCGGTGCGCTGAAGCTGAGCAGCATTCTGCACCGCAAGGGCCCGGGCTTCTTTGCGGTAGCGGGGGAGATTCAGGTTGCTGCCGGAGCCTCTGCAGCGGTTGACCAGCTGACGGGCCTTGTCTCCGACAAGAGCGGTGCTACCTGGAGCGATACAGTACTGGAGGAAGAAGTAGGTGCATTGATCGCCCGCTTCACAAGCCGCAGCGCGGCTGAAGAAGCCTTGGTGCAATCCCTGAAGTTCGTGCGGAATTACTCCAGGTTCCTGCAGGTATCCTCCGGGGACGCGGATTTCGACCAGTTCGTGAACCGCAACCTGCCTTTTCAGGTGCTCTACCAGAGCTTTGTCTCCCGCTCCTTCTGTCAGACCCAGAAGGGCTACCGGGAGATCGGCTTCCGTGAAATTCAGGATATGTATGCCTCGATGTATTATTTCGTCGGGATGGGCCGGGGCGGCCTCGTCAAGAGCCTGCTGAAAGAGTGGACCAGCATGGTATTTGAGCTGGGGTATGCGTATCACAATTTCTTCTGGGTGGGCAAAGAACCTGGCAAATGGTCCGATGATGCATTATGGCTGATCCAGGCTGTCTACCGTTATGTCATGCTGACCGGAGATACGGAGTTCCTGGATGAGTCTTGTCCGGTAGCAGGCACGGATACCGAACGCCCTGTATTCGAGACCCTGAAGGCGATTATTGTCTATTCCGGGCAGATCTCGATCGGACGCCACGGCCTGCCGCTGCTCGACTTCGCAGACTGGAACGACTGTCTGAAGCTCGATGACACTTATCTGAACGGCCCGGCCAAGGAAGCACTCTACCGGAAGCAGCTGGAGGCCGGCGGTGTCTTCGGGGATTCGCTGGAGAGTGATTATTCCGAGAGCGTCATGAACGCCTTCCTGCTGAAGGTGGCGGTCGATGAATTGTCCGCCCTGGCCGCCCGCAAAGGCGAGCAGGCATATGCAGACGAGCTGACGGGCTTCGGAGCCAAGCTGCGCGAACGCATCCAGGAGCATGCCTGGAAGGGAGATTTCTTCGCCCGTGTGCTGTTCAACCGTTATCCGAACGGAGAATATACGTATCTCGGCGCTGCCGGGGACGGGATGTCCTCCGATCCGGCGAAGGACGGCTCGTACTTTCTGAATTCGTTCAGCTGGAGCATTCTGGCTGGCTGTGCGGATGAAGAACAGATTGCGGTAATGCTGGACACAATGAAGGCACATCTGATGACGCCTTACGGCATGAAGCTGGTCTCTCCGGTGGCGCTGGGCCGGGTATCCACGCACACGGCATCGGATGAATACTTCCCGGGTGACCGTGAGAACGGCGGCGTATTCAAGCATGCCTGCATGATGGCTGCTGCGGCTATGTTCAAGGGAGCCAAGGAAGTATCCAGCCCGGATCTGGCTGCTGAGCTCTGCCGCCTGGGTTACTGGCTGCTGGACCGGATTATGCCGTTCAAGACGATGGATGATCCCTTTGCCGTCTGCGGGAATCCGCGGTTCTGTACCCAATACAACAACAGCGAGACTGGTGAGAACATCGGTCCGATGCTTAGCGGCACCTCGACCTGGCTCACCCTCTCGCTGATGGAAGCGCTGGGTATTGAATATACGGAGCAGGGCATAGCACTGAGTCCGGTGCTGCGGGAAGAGCAGACGGAGCTTACCTATACCTTGAAGCTGGGCAGCTCCTCCTACCGGATTCAGGTCCGCAAGCCGGAGGGCTTCCACCGCATGCAGGACGGGGCAGCCCGCCTGACGCTGGACGGCCGGGTACTGGAGAACGGCTTGGTACCGGCCGTAGATGACGGCTTCGCCCATGAGGTAGAGCTTATCTTCGCGTAA
- a CDS encoding response regulator, with protein sequence MHQILLVDDEPYVVDDLSISIPWAEMGFGQVHKAYSGYEALELLQRYPIDIVVTDINMPELSGTELIAAIRKRWKHIRVVMLTGYAEFEYARKAIEEQASAYLLKPIANDQLIAVIGKLQEKLRSDWEAWSSHQRTMQTFREHLPILRDRLLGELLQGRKLPGPQLQERLDQFDLPLRAGLPVCLAVVRPEEFFRRQDMHSMLLFEYAIINIAQELFQDRFLIWSCKDVHDYLVFLLQPREDSELGGNPGNEVAQAAYQLQNHVNTLMGGGLSVVTTGWGDFPDQVYTLYQSAISAIRQHIGSETGIYLDTTDNSSSQPVEILQPLYEPPLLFHMFEANNWQGIEDKLNAIVSELAHSPERSLEHIQEARLHLETAFYYFAHKNNKLLSEIVGNPLLEQAPFQTPDKLREWAMEVILLLREHTDSERRNSRTVLISKVHEYINRNLHYVSLQAIADHVQMHPVYLSKMYKLETGKRISDYISQVKMEKAAYLLIHTPLKIYEVSSELGYSNAHYFIKLFKEYAGMTPHEYRDRAL encoded by the coding sequence ATGCACCAAATTCTATTGGTTGACGATGAACCTTATGTGGTCGATGATCTGTCCATTTCAATTCCCTGGGCAGAGATGGGCTTCGGACAGGTCCACAAAGCTTATTCCGGGTATGAAGCGCTGGAGCTGCTCCAGCGTTATCCTATCGATATTGTAGTCACAGATATCAATATGCCGGAGCTGTCCGGCACCGAGCTGATTGCCGCCATCCGCAAGCGCTGGAAGCATATCCGGGTGGTGATGCTGACCGGCTATGCGGAGTTTGAATATGCCCGCAAGGCTATTGAAGAGCAGGCCAGCGCCTATCTGCTAAAGCCGATAGCGAACGATCAGCTGATCGCCGTTATCGGTAAGCTGCAGGAGAAGCTGCGCAGTGACTGGGAGGCCTGGTCCTCCCACCAGCGGACGATGCAGACCTTCCGCGAGCATCTGCCGATTCTGCGGGACCGCCTGCTCGGGGAGCTGCTGCAGGGAAGGAAGCTGCCCGGGCCGCAGCTCCAGGAGCGGCTGGACCAGTTCGACCTGCCGCTCAGGGCCGGACTGCCGGTCTGTCTGGCCGTCGTCCGTCCCGAGGAATTCTTCCGGCGCCAGGATATGCACAGCATGCTGCTGTTCGAATATGCGATCATTAACATCGCTCAGGAGCTGTTCCAGGACCGGTTCCTGATCTGGTCCTGCAAGGATGTGCATGATTATCTCGTATTCCTGCTGCAGCCCAGGGAGGATTCGGAACTCGGCGGCAATCCTGGAAATGAGGTGGCCCAGGCTGCCTATCAGCTGCAGAATCATGTCAACACCCTGATGGGAGGCGGCCTGTCCGTGGTGACCACCGGCTGGGGCGACTTCCCGGATCAGGTCTACACTCTCTATCAATCTGCCATCTCCGCGATTCGCCAGCATATCGGCAGCGAGACCGGCATCTATCTCGATACCACAGATAACAGCAGCTCCCAGCCGGTGGAGATTCTCCAGCCGCTGTATGAGCCTCCGCTGCTGTTCCACATGTTCGAAGCGAACAACTGGCAGGGTATTGAAGACAAGCTGAACGCTATCGTCTCGGAGCTGGCCCATAGTCCGGAGCGTTCACTGGAGCATATTCAGGAAGCACGTCTGCACCTGGAGACCGCCTTCTATTACTTCGCTCATAAGAATAACAAGCTGCTGAGCGAGATTGTCGGCAATCCGCTGCTGGAGCAGGCTCCCTTTCAGACACCGGACAAGCTGCGGGAGTGGGCCATGGAGGTTATCCTTCTGCTGAGAGAGCATACAGATTCCGAACGGCGGAACAGCCGGACCGTGCTGATCAGCAAGGTTCATGAGTATATCAACCGCAATCTGCACTATGTCTCGCTACAGGCCATCGCCGACCATGTCCAGATGCATCCGGTGTATCTCTCCAAAATGTACAAGCTGGAGACCGGCAAGCGGATCAGCGACTACATCAGTCAGGTAAAGATGGAAAAAGCGGCGTATCTGCTAATCCATACGCCGCTCAAAATTTATGAAGTTTCCTCGGAGCTCGGGTACTCCAATGCCCATTATTTCATCAAGCTCTTCAAGGAATATGCGGGGATGACCCCGCATGAGTACCGTGACCGGGCGCTGTAA
- a CDS encoding sensor histidine kinase — protein MVAFRPNLFLKMVAILLSLIAATLLFYGMSYRKDVGVITSQIKITDLNHLEFLTQQMDNNINQLAGSMYALQRDPTIRDYEQITQLGHLIDPAQTIMTVLEKLSLQTSSSTWENRIVLYKPFSGETLGSDSSLSFDVSVLHKPLPAGWEYISADRAGAEAGFRLLLSDPAQAASRPREAQLLMSMYLPVSNIERMFDAYQSRNTGDTFLYHPSFGVILSRSSDRQMAEQVTAALNITAGKSTSDIFDLTQGSFLVSSVPSSAIDWHVVHYSPLKEILEPIRSSRSSFLTGSAILLVMSLLFSLQLYRQVQRPVSLLLRSLNRMKEGRWSTRIHTRTNPEFTLLNEEFNDMAEKIQSLIEQVYLEQLRAKDAHLKQLQSQINPHFLYNCLFFIKSKAAIGDTESVEAMALSLGEYYRYITRVDHSLTTLQDELKLLETYLKIQNLRKQRIRYEVDMESGLLDLHIPRLLIQPLVENSIIHGIERKIGPGSIRITGRHTREAILITVEDNGAGMTEEAIAALQVRINETTREDGGCGLWNVQQRLKLHYGEASGLIISPSPEGGLITTLRMEKKEEPDAPNSIG, from the coding sequence ATGGTGGCATTTCGTCCCAACCTGTTCCTTAAAATGGTGGCAATCCTGCTCTCGCTGATTGCTGCCACACTCTTGTTCTACGGAATGTCCTACCGTAAGGATGTCGGAGTCATTACCAGTCAGATCAAAATCACCGACCTTAATCATCTGGAATTCCTGACCCAGCAGATGGATAACAACATCAACCAGCTCGCGGGCAGCATGTATGCGCTGCAAAGAGATCCCACCATCCGCGATTATGAGCAGATTACGCAGCTGGGCCATCTTATTGATCCCGCCCAGACGATTATGACGGTGCTCGAGAAGCTGTCCCTCCAGACCAGCTCCAGTACGTGGGAGAACCGGATTGTCTTGTACAAGCCCTTCAGCGGAGAGACCTTGGGCTCGGATTCCTCGCTGTCCTTCGATGTCTCAGTCCTGCACAAACCGCTTCCGGCAGGCTGGGAGTATATCTCGGCGGACAGGGCCGGCGCGGAGGCAGGCTTCCGGCTGCTCCTGTCGGACCCCGCCCAGGCAGCAAGCCGGCCGCGCGAGGCGCAGCTGCTGATGTCCATGTATCTGCCGGTCTCCAATATTGAACGGATGTTCGATGCCTACCAGTCGCGGAACACGGGGGACACCTTCTTGTACCATCCGTCATTCGGGGTCATCCTCTCGCGGAGTTCGGACCGGCAGATGGCGGAGCAGGTCACTGCGGCACTGAATATCACAGCCGGGAAGAGTACCTCCGACATCTTCGACCTTACGCAGGGCAGCTTCCTGGTCAGCTCGGTGCCCTCCTCGGCCATCGACTGGCACGTCGTGCATTATTCACCGCTGAAGGAGATTCTTGAGCCAATCCGCAGCAGCCGCTCTTCCTTTCTGACAGGCTCGGCCATCCTGCTGGTGATGAGCCTGCTATTCTCCTTGCAGCTCTACCGCCAAGTGCAGCGTCCGGTGAGCCTGCTGCTGCGTTCACTGAACCGGATGAAGGAAGGCCGCTGGTCTACACGTATCCATACCCGGACCAATCCGGAGTTCACGCTGCTTAATGAGGAATTCAATGACATGGCCGAGAAGATTCAGTCACTGATCGAGCAGGTCTATCTGGAGCAGCTCCGGGCCAAGGATGCCCATCTGAAGCAGCTTCAATCACAGATCAATCCGCATTTCCTGTACAACTGCCTGTTCTTCATCAAGAGCAAGGCCGCTATAGGAGATACAGAGTCTGTCGAGGCCATGGCACTCAGTCTGGGCGAATATTACCGCTATATTACCAGGGTTGATCATTCCCTCACCACCCTTCAGGATGAGCTGAAGCTGCTGGAGACTTACCTGAAGATCCAGAACCTGCGGAAGCAGCGTATACGCTACGAGGTCGATATGGAGAGCGGGCTGCTGGACCTGCACATTCCGCGGCTGCTGATTCAGCCTCTGGTAGAGAACAGTATAATTCATGGCATTGAGCGAAAAATCGGCCCCGGCTCCATCCGGATCACCGGCCGCCATACCCGGGAAGCCATTCTCATTACCGTAGAGGACAACGGTGCCGGTATGACAGAGGAAGCTATTGCAGCACTTCAGGTGCGTATCAACGAAACCACGCGTGAGGATGGAGGCTGCGGGCTATGGAATGTCCAGCAGCGTCTCAAATTACATTACGGCGAGGCATCCGGCCTGATAATTTCCCCTTCACCTGAAGGCGGTCTAATAACAACTCTCCGTATGGAGAAGAAAGAGGAACCTGATGCACCAAATTCTATTGGTTGA
- a CDS encoding extracellular solute-binding protein, with protein MKVRSPLLLLLLILSGCSWHSTEYSQPPSSPQSTTPHFDVKEGKYDPPVDLYTVGSVNPNLNFIKGESLEHNVHTAWAEKRLGIRIRYLWTISGTSETYANKLRLELAKGNMPDIVTTRDADIIQELIDSGQFMEVGDLFEQHASEVWKKAVAEDASAWDPFVRGAHRYAIPIMDYEYNSDPLLWVRQDWLDKLHLKAPKTLDELEQVMDAFVNRDPDGNGIKDTYGLSAGFRNGPSTWMGDSSWVFGAYGTVPEQWNRRSDGTLEYGSVQPEARKAVQLMKQWVQRGYLSADSAWLDEEGAANQFISGKAGIIAGPYWMGGWPLSSLAKSDAKARVRAIAIPSGPGGLTMRRGTLPVNGAILINKKMKHPEIFFTYQNYLFDSYATSTGEFAHGLAEGYDFTMAGGQPSAQSPALPLGGIRVASYTLTFDGARIPSGVIREIPKDIAPVLLGQKEASRKEQFTGPPTATMQRDGELLKKLEQKSFIKIIFADSPLEEFDEFVHKWNTYGGLTETLEVNAWDRSSR; from the coding sequence ATGAAAGTCCGTTCCCCGCTGTTGCTGCTGCTCCTGATCCTGTCAGGCTGCTCCTGGCACAGCACCGAATATAGTCAGCCGCCGTCTTCACCGCAGAGTACAACCCCTCACTTCGATGTTAAGGAAGGCAAATATGATCCTCCGGTAGACCTGTATACGGTCGGCTCCGTGAACCCCAATCTCAATTTCATCAAAGGGGAGAGCCTGGAGCACAACGTACATACAGCCTGGGCCGAGAAGCGGCTTGGCATCCGTATCCGTTATCTATGGACAATCTCCGGCACCTCAGAGACCTACGCCAACAAGCTGAGGCTGGAGCTGGCCAAAGGCAATATGCCCGACATCGTAACGACCAGAGATGCCGATATTATCCAGGAGCTGATTGATTCAGGGCAATTCATGGAAGTCGGCGACCTGTTCGAACAGCATGCGTCCGAGGTGTGGAAGAAGGCTGTTGCCGAGGATGCTTCGGCATGGGACCCCTTCGTGCGCGGCGCGCACAGGTACGCTATTCCCATTATGGATTATGAATATAACTCCGATCCGCTGCTCTGGGTCCGCCAGGATTGGCTGGACAAGCTTCATCTGAAAGCACCAAAGACCCTGGATGAGCTGGAGCAGGTCATGGATGCCTTCGTCAACCGGGACCCGGACGGCAACGGGATCAAGGATACCTACGGTCTGTCGGCCGGATTCCGCAACGGCCCCAGTACCTGGATGGGAGACAGCAGCTGGGTGTTCGGCGCCTATGGAACGGTTCCTGAGCAGTGGAACCGCCGGAGTGACGGCACCCTGGAGTACGGCTCCGTCCAGCCCGAGGCAAGGAAGGCTGTCCAGCTCATGAAGCAATGGGTACAGCGCGGTTATTTGAGCGCTGACAGTGCCTGGCTGGATGAAGAGGGAGCGGCGAACCAGTTCATCTCCGGCAAGGCGGGTATCATTGCCGGACCCTACTGGATGGGTGGCTGGCCCCTGTCCTCCTTGGCCAAGAGTGACGCCAAGGCGCGTGTCCGGGCAATTGCCATCCCTTCAGGACCGGGCGGCCTCACTATGAGAAGAGGGACCCTGCCTGTTAACGGTGCCATTCTGATCAATAAGAAGATGAAGCACCCTGAGATCTTTTTTACGTATCAGAATTATTTGTTCGATTCATATGCTACCTCGACTGGTGAATTCGCTCATGGTCTTGCAGAGGGCTATGACTTTACCATGGCGGGCGGCCAGCCGAGCGCACAGTCTCCGGCGCTGCCGCTGGGCGGCATCCGCGTAGCCTCGTACACGCTAACCTTCGACGGGGCCCGGATTCCCTCCGGCGTCATCCGGGAGATCCCGAAGGACATTGCTCCTGTGCTGCTGGGCCAGAAGGAGGCTTCCCGCAAGGAGCAGTTCACGGGACCGCCGACAGCGACGATGCAGCGCGACGGCGAGCTGCTGAAGAAGCTGGAGCAGAAAAGCTTCATCAAAATCATCTTCGCGGACAGCCCGCTTGAAGAATTCGACGAATTCGTGCACAAGTGGAACACCTACGGCGGGCTTACTGAAACCCTGGAGGTCAATGCCTGGGACCGCAGCAGCCGCTAG
- the bglS gene encoding beta-glucanase: MTLLLAGLLTGAPSVSAATVFDEPLTYFNPATWQKADGYSNGSMFNCTWRANNISFTSGGQLRLALTSPSNNKFDGAEYRSVYKYGYGKYEVSMKPAKNSGIVSSFFTYTGPSDGTPWDEIDIEFLGKDTTKVQFNYYTNGVGGHEKIVNLGFDASQSYHTYAFDWQPGYIKWYVDGVLKHTATSNIPSRPGKIMMNLWNGTGVDSWLGSYNGANPLYAYYDWLKFTGN, encoded by the coding sequence ATGACCCTGCTGCTTGCCGGTCTGCTGACAGGAGCTCCGTCCGTTTCGGCGGCCACCGTCTTTGATGAGCCTCTGACTTACTTCAACCCCGCAACCTGGCAAAAAGCAGACGGATACTCGAATGGCTCCATGTTCAACTGTACCTGGCGTGCGAATAACATCTCATTCACCAGCGGCGGACAGCTTCGTCTGGCCCTGACCAGTCCCAGCAATAATAAATTTGACGGCGCGGAATACCGCTCTGTCTACAAGTACGGCTACGGCAAATATGAGGTCAGCATGAAGCCGGCCAAGAACAGCGGGATCGTCTCCTCCTTCTTCACCTACACCGGGCCTTCAGACGGGACGCCTTGGGATGAGATCGATATTGAGTTCCTCGGCAAGGACACCACCAAGGTCCAGTTCAACTATTACACCAATGGCGTTGGCGGCCATGAGAAGATTGTCAATCTTGGCTTTGATGCTTCCCAGAGCTACCACACGTACGCCTTCGACTGGCAGCCGGGTTATATTAAATGGTATGTAGACGGGGTCTTGAAGCATACGGCCACCAGCAACATCCCCTCCCGGCCCGGTAAAATCATGATGAACCTCTGGAACGGAACGGGAGTAGATTCCTGGCTCGGTTCCTATAACGGGGCGAACCCGCTATACGCCTATTACGATTGGCTGAAATTCACAGGCAACTAA
- a CDS encoding AI-2E family transporter, whose translation MEEWFRSKWLRWMTGVLLSLIILYFVWLLRPMLNGVFLFLKAILAPFLAAMIISYVLNPVVTMLSRRKMPRSVAVLLIYAVFLTSLAVILINLIPMFIEQLEELNEHLPEMTLHAQGLMKGMNSRLIPPGVETGMNNWFYQLENRLAEGISHFLNNIASTIGVLFNAFIVPFLVFYILKDFEVFERMVVSCLPRSRRKSIVMLLKDIDEALGNYIRGQFLVCIIIGVLAYIGYAIIGMPYALLFACVVAVFNIIPYMGPFLGAAPAIVMASTLSWRLVLLVAVVNTLCQMLESNVISPQVVGRKLHLHPLLIIFALLVGGETAGMIGLILAVPFFAAAKVVIQHIIGYYIRRRPA comes from the coding sequence ATGGAGGAGTGGTTCCGCAGTAAATGGCTCCGCTGGATGACCGGCGTGCTGCTCTCACTGATTATTCTATATTTCGTCTGGCTGCTCCGTCCGATGCTGAATGGGGTATTCCTGTTTCTAAAAGCGATCCTGGCCCCGTTCCTGGCCGCCATGATTATCTCCTATGTACTGAATCCGGTGGTCACTATGCTCTCCAGAAGAAAAATGCCGCGCAGCGTAGCTGTCTTGCTGATCTATGCGGTGTTCCTGACCTCGCTTGCGGTGATTCTGATCAACCTGATCCCGATGTTCATTGAACAGCTGGAAGAGCTGAATGAGCATCTCCCGGAGATGACGCTGCACGCGCAGGGGCTGATGAAGGGCATGAATTCCAGACTGATTCCGCCCGGGGTGGAGACGGGAATGAATAACTGGTTCTATCAGCTGGAGAACCGCCTGGCCGAAGGCATCTCCCACTTCCTTAATAATATCGCTTCGACCATTGGCGTGCTGTTCAACGCATTCATTGTGCCTTTTCTCGTGTTCTATATTCTGAAGGACTTCGAGGTGTTCGAACGGATGGTGGTATCCTGTCTGCCCCGTTCGCGCCGCAAGTCGATTGTGATGCTGTTAAAAGACATTGATGAAGCGCTCGGCAACTATATCCGCGGGCAGTTTCTCGTCTGTATCATCATCGGCGTGCTCGCTTATATCGGATACGCAATTATCGGCATGCCTTATGCGCTGCTGTTCGCCTGTGTGGTCGCGGTGTTCAACATTATTCCGTATATGGGTCCGTTTCTGGGGGCGGCTCCGGCTATTGTAATGGCTTCGACCTTGTCATGGCGGCTTGTCCTGCTGGTGGCGGTGGTGAATACCCTGTGCCAAATGCTGGAGAGCAACGTGATCTCTCCTCAGGTTGTAGGCCGGAAGCTGCATCTGCACCCGCTGTTGATCATCTTCGCGCTGCTGGTCGGGGGGGAGACCGCCGGAATGATCGGATTGATTCTGGCCGTGCCCTTCTTCGCCGCCGCCAAGGTGGTCATTCAGCATATCATCGGCTATTACATCCGCAGAAGGCCGGCGTAG